The Pleurodeles waltl isolate 20211129_DDA chromosome 7, aPleWal1.hap1.20221129, whole genome shotgun sequence genome includes a region encoding these proteins:
- the LOC138247013 gene encoding olfactory receptor 6F1-like, which yields MTDCENGNRTLSNKFIIVGFEVVREIQIFLFSLFTTMYILTIGSNMLIITVVKFTRTLHKPMYYFLSNFSLLEILYTTVTVPNMLVALLTEKKTISVPNCLAQFYFLFGLGASENCLLAVMAYDRYVAICNPLRYITIMTSKTSGHLATGAWVSGMFAALPPALWISSLSFCTPNEIDHFFCDYAPLLKLACQDTSVGEFTFLVVAWSVILGCCLLTMISYIFIIHSILRIPSTEGQKKAFNTCASHLTVVSIFYGTVTFMYIRPNSNIRFALDKVVSIFYCVVTPLLNPMIYSLRNKEVRDAVKKTLVKWKFALGGESAAKANPHRNRDIGAIKCFNLLLVSFF from the coding sequence ATGACAGACTGTGAAAATGGAAATCGAACCCTCTCCAACAAATTCATCATTGTGGGATTTGAAGTGGTGCGAGAGATTCAgatctttctcttttctttattcaCAACAATGTATATCTTGACGATTGGATCAAATATGCTTATCATCACAGTAGTGAAGTTTACGAGGACACTTCACAAACCTATGTATTACTTTCTATCCAATTTTTCTTTGTTggagattctctatactactgttaCTGTCCCAAATATGCTAGTGGCTTTGCttactgaaaagaaaacaatttctgtCCCAAATTGCCTTGCACAGTTCTATTTTCTGTTTGGCCTTGGCGCATCTGAAAACTGCCTCCTAGCAGTGATGGCTTATGATAGGTATGTGGCGATCTGTAATCCATTGCGGTACATCACTATCATGACAAGCAAAACCAGTGGCCATCTTGCTACTGGTGCCTGGGTGAGTGGAATGTTTGCAGCTTTGCCACCTGCCTTATGGATCTCGTCCTTGAGCTTCTGTACTCCTAATGAAATTGACCACTTCTTTTGTGACTATGCTCCTTTGTTGAAGCTCGCTTGCCAAGACACATCAGTGGGTGAATTTACATTTTTGGTCGTGGCTTGGAGTGTCATACTGGGTTGCTGCCTGCTCACAATGATATCCTACATTTTTATCATCCATTCAATATTGCGCATTCCTTCTACCGAAGGGCAGAAGAAGGCATTCAACACATGTGCCTCTCATCTCACAGTCGTTAGCATTTTTTATGGGACCGTTACCTTCATGTACATAAGGCCAAATTCCAACATTCGGTTCGCGTTAGATAAAGTGGTGTCAATTTTCTACTGTGTTGTGACTCCATTGTTAAATCCTATGATTTACAGTCTGAGAAACAAAGAAGTGAGGGATGCAGTAAAGAAAACCTTGGTCAAGTGGAAATTTGCACTTGGTGGAGAATCAGCGGCCAAAGCAAATCCACACAGAAACAGAGACATCGGTGCAATAAAATGTTTCAATCTGTTGTTAGTCTCCTTCTTCTAA